The sequence GCATTCTCTGACAAAAACCGTGAATAGTATAAATTGCCGCTTCATCCATTTGGCGCTCAGCCGCCAGCAATTGTGCTGAGGCCTCACTCAAATCAATGATTTCAGCTAGCAAAGCCTGATGCATTGGGTCATCACTGACTCCCCGCACGCACGCGATTCGCAACTGATGAATATTGTCACGAATTCGCCCTCTTAACTCCTCCGTTGCTGCCTCGGTAAAAGTCACCACCAGGATTTCTTCAACCATTAAGGGGCGGCTAAATGCTGCATTACCCCCCAAGCCAAGCAGCAATCTGAGATAGAGAACCCCGATGGTAAAAGTCTTACCAGTACCAGCAGAGGCCTCAATCAGCCTCTCACCATACAAGGGGAGCGTTAGCGGCTCCAGCCGCTGGGGAGTCATTGATGTCATGGAGCCAATACCTTCTGCGGTAAAGTCGCTTGCAAGGCTGACGTGGTTGGGTAGGTCGTCCATCCTTTAAGCACAGCATACCCACCGGTCGTTTGCCCTTGGCCTTTAACCTGAGAAAGCAGTGCCAAACCTTGTGGTTTGATAACAGCTTGCTGGAAGAAATCTGCCAATGCAGTGTTCGTCAGCAGTTTCACCTGAGTAATCATTTTCTCACGGCTATCAAACGCAAAATTATTGCGATTAAAATCATTACTGTAGCGGCTGGCTTCTTCATCTAGCGTTTGAGGGCGTTGCAGTAATTGGTTGATTAGTGCTTGTTTATATTGTTCAAAATCAGCCGGTTTCATTTCACGCAGACGCTTTTCAGCTTGTGGATAGAAAGCAAGATAGCGCTGATACAGATAATCGGGCTGCTTACTATTACTTTGCAGTAAGAAACCTAAGCCCCATTGGCGACCAACTGACATTGGGAAGGCAAATACCGCGTAGCCGAGTTGCTCTGCTGTGCGCAGTTGATCATAGAACCACGGCTGTACAATTTGCCCCAACAAAGCGCTGTATGCCATACCTTCAATTTCTGTATAACCTGTTGGCACATAGACGGCTGCCAGCGCAGCATCAGAGCTGCTGCTAAGCCGTTCCATATTGGCAAGCTGCGCTTTATCAACCACGACATCCTCGCCAGTCCACCAGATTGTCCCAGTCAAACTGAGTTGTTTTTTCAATGACTCGGTTAAAGAAATCACCTGCTGGGCTGTCATATTACCTACCGCCAAGACTTCTACCGCTGACTGCTTGAGTAAGCCATCGCGATAAGTCACAACATCTTGCACACTGATGCTGTCCAGCAATTTACGCCGCTCGCTGCGTTCGGAATAAGGGATATGAGACAGTAACTTAGCTGGCTGAATGGCCAATTCATAAGCCTTGCCCTTCTCGGCGACTTCCAGTTGCTCACGATACCAAGACTTAGCTTGTGCCAATTGATCTTTTGTTGGAGTGAAGCTGGAATAACCCTCAACTAAAGAAGTCAGCAACTGCGGCATCCGCTGAGTGAAGCCATTTGCACTGACATACAAACCATTATTTGGCGCGGTTGAGAAGCTGATTCCACCTATTGAGGCCTGATAACTCAGCTCATCAAGTGATAACCCAGCCAGATAATCAGTCAAAGCAAAAAGAACCTGATGACGGGCGGTGTCCAGAGCATGTGGGTTACGAAAAGCAACAGAGATATCGGCTTTCGGTTCGTCAGCAAAGTACTGACTTGGCATGTAGAACACCCGTAACCCTGGCTGTTCTGTAACTTTCTGCGGCCGGGTAATATTTTTATCCGCTTTAATTAAAGAGAAGTTATCCGGAATGTAAGGGTTAAGAGTCGGTAAACTCAGCGTGATATCTTTGCCCAGTTTTTGCCATTCTTGCCTCTCTTGTGGGCTTATTTTATTGACCTGATAAGGGGCATCAACAAAATAGGCGACTTTGTTATGAGGTTCTTCTGGGCTGACAAACCAAATACGGGCATTTTCTGGTGTCATTTCAGCCAGTCGCGCAGCAATGGCTTTCGGATCATAGTGATCAGCCAGATAAGGGGCATCAAGCACATGCTCGACAGGCACCCGCAGCATCATATCCACTAGCCACTCGATGTAATCCATATCCCGCGTGATTGAGGGATAGCGGAAATCCAGATTCAATACATGGGCGATTTCATCAAAATAGCTCTTTTCAATGCCATCTTTGTGCAGCATGTTGATGTAATCAAAAATGGCGGCAACCACGACATCACGATTGGCCAACCCTTTATCGGTAAGTGATACAGAAATGGAGAATACGCCGCCATTCCTATCTACCATGGGGTCAGCCCCAGCATTGATTGCATCTGCCAACCCTTGTTTTTGCAGCCAGTCAGATAAGGTGTCTTTGCTACGATTTCCTATCAAATAACTAATATAGGTATCTGTTTTACTACGGAACTCTGCACTGTTGTTGTCAATGCGAAAATCTACTTTTAGCTGTTTGCGAGGTTGAGCAGGAACATAGTGGATAATAATGCCGGTTTGATCCGGTGTGACCGCCGGTACTGTAATTGGTGGTACTTTCGCATCCCGATTAGGAATTCGGCCAAAGGTATCAGCCGCTAATTGTGCTAATTGTTCCAAAGACTGATTGCTATAGAGCACACCCACCATCAGGTTGGCGGAGTAATAATGATGATAGAAACTCAAAAGTTCATCATGTAGTTTGCCATCTGGCTTATCTTTAAGTGTATCCAGATTGCCGCCGGAAAAACGCGCACTCGGGTGAGCTGGATTAAGCGTTTCCGCATTCACCTGTGCCATACGCATACCATCGCGTGAGCGGGCCATCGTCAATTCGGCATTCACCGCGTTGCGTTCGCGGTCGGCATTAATGGGGTCTAACAGCGGCTCCGCAATAGCATCAGCCAAGCGGTCAACCGCCGGGGCCAATGCATCATTTTCAATTTCAAGATAATAAGCGGTTCGATAAGAAGCCGTACTCGCATTATGGCTACCACCATGCTTTTTCAAGAACTCAGAGAAACTGCCTGGCTCAGGAAAACGCTTAGAGCCCATCAGTAACATATGCTCCAAATAATGGGCTAATCCCAGTTGATTATTAGGATCTTCCAGTGACCCGACAGGCAATGCCAAAGCAGCCAAGGATTTGGGTGCCTGCGCATCAGAGACCAGCAACACTGTCATACCATTAGGCAATTTTATTGCCTGATATTTACGCAGGTCATGTTCACTTTTGTGGATAACCTCTGCCAGTGGTTGCCATGCAGGAGTGTCCGCCCAACTCAGTGGGGCCAACAAACCTAGTAAGAAAAATATGCCAATGATGCGGGCAAACTGTTTATGCATTCCGTTTCTCCCCTAACCCCTTAAAATTGCCGCTAAAACATATATTCGGCTTCTGGTATTCAATATGTACTAAAATGCATAGCTATCACGCCTTATTATGGCGAGCTATTGGTAATAAATAACGTTCAGTTTCGTGTAATATCATGTCGAGATGTTGGTTATCCATCTGGCGGAATACTCTTTGTATATAGTTATCCTCACCTTCTCCGGCAATCCGTTGGTCACCTTGCCAAACCTGTAAAAGTTTCATTCGGGCTTTGGTTTGGGTTTCTTCATCCCACAAAATTTGACCAGAATCACTATCAAAACACTGACTCAACCATGCCCAGCCACTTTTACTCAATAGTAGTAAAGGTTCGCACATACCTTGCTGATAGCCACTGATTAACTGCTGTAAATATTGCCGTGCTTCATCGCAATTCAATGGGGCGTACCGCCATGCAGTTCCTTTACGGCCATACATCCGGCTTTCACCTTCACCACCTGCGGCGCAATACACCAAATGTTCAATCCACAATAAAAGCCCATCGACCGCTGTTAATGCCGCTGGCCGCCAACGAATTAAACCATCCTCTTGAATCTGATGAATCCACCCCGTAAGAGTGGTATCACCAAATTCAATATTGAGTTCAAGACTGTGACTTTCTTTACGTTCAGCACGAATTTGTTCAGCTAATGGCACCATTTCCTCTTGCTGGCTTTCCCAATAAAGCTCACCAAAGGAGCCATAGGGAAGGTTGCCCGCAGCACGAGCACGGGTAAATACAGTATTGATATCACTCCCTTCTATCAGTGCATTCAATAGCTGAGTATTAAACTGATAACGATTAAGGTTATCTAAGGTAAAAGGTTCTTCATCAGGTAACTCTGTTTCTTCAATAACAAAGTTGACCCCAAGCCGTAATTGAAAGAATGCTCTCACCGGGTGGCGATAGAAGCGAATTAAGTCATCAAGAGTAATTTCTGGCACCGGTTCAGGCGGTAAAGGCTGATTAAACTCTGGATGGGCCAACCCCTTGAACTCCGCAGAGGGTAGCCATTCAGCGGCGTAACTCTGTAACTCGCTATTAGGAATGAAGTTTTCCGCTGCAAATGGCATGCGAGCATGCCAGCATAGCAAATGATGAATGACCCGTTCGGCACTCTCATCCGCACTGAGCTCTTCATCACCTGGCAAGTGATAACTTTGTGAAATATATTCAATCAACTCGCTAACCAGAACTGAAGGATAGCGCTTACTGTTGTCTTGAATTGAGCGCCCAATATAGCTGATATAGAGCTGCTGCTGGGCAGAGAGTAATGCTTCGAGGAACAGATAGCGGTCGTCATCACGGCGGCTACGGTCACCGCGCCGAACTTGTTTAGCCATCAAATCAAAACCTAACGGCGGTAGTGTTCTTGGGTAAACGCCGTCATTCATCCCCAATAAGCACACCACTTTAAACGGGATAGAACGCATCGGCATCAGCGTACAGAAATTGATTGGCCCCGCGAGGAAGCGCTGGCTAATACGTTCATTATCCAAGCGCGAAGCCAGTTCATCTCGTAACAGATTCAGCGGCACGATGTCAGGATACTGGGCTGCAATACCATAGCTGATGACCTTCTGCCATTGCTGCTCAATCAGAACTAACACCGCTTCCGTATCATTATCGGGTTCAAAGAAGGTATCCAGTAATTGTCGGCATAATGGTAGCCATTCACTGAGGGCGCGAGATTCGCTTAATTGCTGCCGCCACTGGCTCAATTGCATCAACATATCCGCTAATTGCCCAGCAAGCTCGGCCGCTAAACCACTGGATTCGTCATAGGGCAAAACTCCTTGCCAATCACCGGCATTGCTGTCCATGGCATAACCAAGCAGCATGCGGGTCAGGCCAAAATGCCAGGTATGCTGGCCAGTTGCAGGCAGAGACAACTCACGCACATTGTCATCATCTAATCCCCAGCGAATACCTGACTCGCCCACCCATTGCCGTAAACGGCGCAACCCATCTTCGGTAATACCAAATTTATTGGCTAAAGCGGGCACTTCCAGCAGAGATAACACCTGTTCAGAAGTAAAACGGCTCTGGGGCAAATCAAGTAGAGTGATAAAAGCCTGAAGTGCGGGATGTGCCTGGCTGGCCTTGCGGTCTGAAATCGCAAATGGCAAATAGCGATCCCCTGTAGCATTACCAAATGTGGCTTGAAGATAGGGGGTATAGCTGTCAATGTCAGCGACCATCACAATGATGTCACGAGGGGTCAGTTCCGGATCAGCCGCCAATAGCCTCAAAAGATTATCTTGTAAGACTTCAACCTCGCGTTGTGGGCTATGGCACACATGCAGGCTCAGGGAGCGGTCTGCCAGTTCCAATACACGTTTTTGATGACTATGAGCTAAGGTTTCTGGTGTGGTACCAATAACAGCGTGATCTTCCAGCTCTAGCATATCATGCTGAAGACCATGTAATAGATTGTCTGGTTCGATATCGACAAAAGCATGAACCTCTTGGATATCATCAACCTGAGATAATAAATACATGTGGTCACGGCCAAGCCGCCCCCAAGAGGCTAACAGAGGGTTACTGAGATTTTGCTCGCCATCATCATTAAATAGCTGTTCGGCCTGTTCAGGGTGACGGAACAGTTTTACTTCCATCGCCTCACGATAATGCCTACGTTTGCGGCTTTGCAATTTCGCCAAAAAGGCATAATCCTGAATATCCCCCCAAAAATAGCGACATGGGTTAGTAAACATCAGATGAATATCAATGTGTTTACCTAATGCTTGCAAAGCTTGTAAATAAATTGGAGGCAATGCAGATATACCGCAAATGAATACTCGTTTGGGTAGCCCTGACGGACAAACATCTGATTCGAGAAGTGTGCGGATAAAACGCTGATAGAGATTGGCGCGGTGCCATTCTGGTTGTTCTAGCTGGCGGGTATAGCGCGTAAGCTCAACCCATAGCAAAGCTTGCCACTGCTGGGCATCGTCCAATTTATCAATCAGTTGGCCACGTTCCCAACTCTCAAGCCACTCCGGACGATATACCAGATATTGGTCAAAAAGGTCAGCTACCCGTGCCGCCAGTTGATGAATTTTACGTTTATCACTATCGTCACTTAAATAGCGTTTCATGGCAGAGAATACCGGATTTTCCAATAAGTCCGGCAGTAACCACATGAGCTTCCATGTCATGGCATCTTTGCTAAAGGCACTTTCTTTCGGGATCCCCGGTAGTACTCGGGTAAACATATCCCAGATAAAAGTCGCAGGCAGCGGAAACTCAATATTAGCCGCAATACTAAATTGTTGGGCCAACTGCATTTGGAGCCACTGGGCCATACCAGGGCTTTGAACAAGCACAACTTCTTGCTGGAAAGGGTTATCCAACGGTTCTCGTTCTATCAGCGCGGTCGTTAGCGCCTTGAGTAAATCCAATTGATTAGAATGATAAACCGTGAACATGATGACTCCCTTAAGGCGCTATGGAGAATATCCATAAATGATTAAACCAACTGACTATCACTTGTGGATAAATCCTGAGGTTTTATACTCTAACTTGATAATGAGTGAGTGCAATAGCTTATCTTCATTATCATTTTTATACCTGTACAGTTAACTATCGACACTCCCCCGACAAAACCAACGGCTTAATTCTGCCTGCTGCTTAGGTCGTATTCTCAGGGTAAATGTAAACTCGGTACACTCGCCATCAACTCGATTCGTAAGCTGATGATATCGCCAATTAGGTTTTACTCCCGAGATGGCTGTTTTTACAGGTTCATCACCACCGCTCTCAATGTGTTGGTGAAGTAAGGACCATGCCTGCCGTTGCTGCCACAAAGAAGAAAAGCCCTGTAAAAGAGCTTGATGATATTGCAGCAATCCCAAGAGAGAGACTGAGAAAAAAAGTGCTGCAATTAAGGCCTCTGGTAGGCTAACCCCTTGTTGAAAAAAGGGGTGACCTACCCCTTTAGCACACTGTGGTTTATTACGGTATCTAGCTAAATACAAAATTCATCCCTCTTGTCCGGGCAAAAATCTAACCAACCATGGGCTACCTTCACCAGTTGGTGACCTCCCCTATCGCTCTTATCTGAATGGAGTTTGACTCGCTGATAAAGCATTAGAGGCAGTTGACCGCCAAAAGTTTGGCTCTCCCCCCTGAGGATAAAAAAACCGGTCAGTGATGCCGGTTTAACACAGGCCTTCAAGCCAGATTGTGGCTGGTCCTGGCAATGCCATGTTGAACCAATACGCCAAGGCATACTAAATAACCAACGCTGATCCATTCCCCAATTCAATGATGAGGTCGCCTGATTAAAAGACCGTAAATGATGTTGCTCCTCGGCAGTAATTTTCTGAATGTTATCCAAGTGGCGATGTAAGGCTGACAGCAGAAATAAACCCAGGGCAAAAAGGGTGGCAACAGCAGCCAAAGTGCTTGTTCCCCACTGTTTACCTTGCCTCATAAATTATTCCCACGGATGGTATAATTCAGTTGATGGTGTATTGCTGGGTTACCGGTTTTTTGGCCCGTCAGTTGTACTCTATAAACCTGACCCGATGCTTGCGGTAATCGGTTAACAGAAAAGTGCGTTATGGTGATGTCTCGAGGATCAAATAACTTTTCCCAACCACTGCCCAAACAATTCAACTTACCGCGCTGACCTTCTAATGCTTTTTTACGTAACCGGTAGCCAAAATATTCGGATTCCTGATGTTTCTCCCCTTCCCAACGGCCATTACGGTTAAGGTCATAAGCAACAATCAAACAAGAGTTGATGGCCTCCGTTGGATAATGGTGTGTTGTAATCGCCTTTCCCTGACACTCTCCATGACAAAATCCAGCCCGCCGCAGATCTTTTTCCAACGCAGCCATAATCTGGCTCAGTGCTAACTCCAGATGATAATGTTGCTGCAATATGGCTACCTGCTTGTGTAGTTGAGGAAAAGTCTTTGTGGCCGCCATAATAATCAAGCTGCCAACACTCAATGCCAACATCATTTCTGGCAGGGTAAAGCCGGCGATATCTTTATGCAAAAAGTGACCAGATACTGCGGCTTCCGGCTTTTTTATCATTACTAACATATATGAATCCCTGCTATTGATTGCTCCTCACTGCATAGCCGGATTCGCCCCCGGCTGGAGATAATTAACCGGATACGCCCAGCCGGGTTACTGAGCATAATATTTCCTGCTTGTGCCGTGTTTCTTATGCCAAAAAAACCTATTTCCTTTTTTAAAGGAATCGCAATAGAAACATCAGGATAAGGTGGAGTAAATATGTCTTCCTTTAATGAGGAACAGGCTATTGCTGGCTTATTACCACTGCCTAAACATCCCTGTTCGTCTTCCCGCACCCACAGCAATGCTGTGTTGTTACTGCGATTAGCCTTAGCCTGTAAATGTGTTAAAAAGGCAAGTAACTGGCGAGCACTGTCCGCGAGCCTCTCCCTTTGCCGGTAATGGTGCCAATTCTGTGCCCCCCATGTCGCCATAATACCGGCCAAGGCAATGACCAATAACAGCTCAATAAGGCTAATACCTTTTTGTTTTTTAATAATATTTCCGCTGATAAAGCGGAGTTTATTGAATCGTAGGATGGTTTTCATGGCGTGAGTTTACGTCGTGAAAATTTGAGATCCAGCAGCGGTTAATGAAGGCTGGAAGTGGTACGCAAAATTTTATTTATAGCGACATAAGTATCGATAAGGATGCGGCGCGGCTCGCATTTTCTTGCCGATGGATGTAGTGGATAAAGTGCAAAGAATGGCTATTAAAGGGGGGTTGCAGATTAAAAAATGGTGGGTAAATACCCTAAATAATTCGAGTTGCAGGAAGGCGGGTATAAACCGGAGCCAAATGGCTCCGGTTGAAAGTCAGATAGCAATAGGCGCTTTGATGCCAAGGTGAGGATCATACCCTTCAATTTCAAAGTCTTCGAAACGATAGTCAAATAATGAATCAGGTTTACGTTTGATAATCAGTTTCGGTAATGCCCGTGGTTCGCGGCTCAATTGCAAGTGAGTCTGATCAATATGGTTGCTGTATAAGTGCGTATCACCACCCGTCCAGACAAAATCACCGACGTCCAAATCACATTGCTGTGCCATCATATGCACCAACAATGCATAGCTAGCAATATTAAATGGCAAGCCAAGGAACACATCGCAAGAACGTTGATATAGCTGACAAGACAGCTTGCCATCAGCAACATAAAACTGGAAGAAAGCATGGCACGGTGCTAATGCCATTTGATCCAACTCACCCACATTCCATGCAGACACAATGATACGGCGGGAGTTTGGGTCTTGCTTGAGCTGTTGCACGACTTTACTTAGTTGGTCAATCTGACGGCCGTCAGCAGCACCCCAAGCACGCCATTGCTTACCATAAACCGGGCCAAGGTCACCGTTTTCATCCGCCCACTCATCCCAGATTGAGACGTTATTTTCCTTCAGATAGGCAATATTGGTATCGCCATTGAGGAACCATAACAACTCATGAATGATTGAACGCAAATGGCAGCGCTTGGTGGTTACCAGCGGGAAACCATCTTGTAAATTGAAACGCATCTGATGCCCAAAAATCGACAGCGTCCCAGTACCGGTGCGGTCATCTTTAGGGGTGCCTTCTTCCAGCACTTTTTTCATCAAATCCAGATACTGTTTCATGTTACCTCACGAAAGTTGTTGCGCAGGACGGCGATACGCCCAAATCATCATAATGATACCGGCCAGAATCATAGGCACAGACAGGATCTGCCCCATGCTGATCACGCCGTCGAACAAGCCAAGCTGGGCATCAGGCTGGCGGAAACATTCCACAATAATACGGAATGCCCCATAACCAATCAGGAACAGGCCTGAAACACTGCCCATCGGGCGCGGCTTGCGAATAAACAGGTTCAGGATGATAAACAGCACCACCCCTTCCAGAATCATTTCATATAGTTGCGAAGGGTGGCGAGGCAATACACCGTATTGATTAAAAATCGCCTGCCATTTAGCAGGGTCTGCGGCAACAATCGCAATATCTTCGCCCCGGGAAGTCGGGAACAGCATCGCCCATGGGGTGTCAGTCGTAACCCTGCCCCACAATTCACCATTGATAAAGTTACCAAGGCGTCCGGCACCTAAGCCAAATGGGATAAGTGGAGCAATAAAATCAGAAACTTGGAAGAAATGACGTTTGGTGCGGCGAGCGAACCACAGCATCACACAGATAACACCAATCAAACCACCGTGGAATGACATGCCGCCATCCCATACCTTAAACAGGTACAGCGGGTTATCGAGGAACAACGGCAGGTTATAGAAAAGAACATAACCGACGCGACCACCGACAAACACCCCGAGGAACCCGGCGTAAAGGAGATTTTCGACTTCGTCTTTGGTCCAGCCGCTACCCGGTTTATTGGCACGGCGAACGGCCAACCACATCGCGAAAACAAAGCCCACCAAATACATCAGGCCATACCAATGCAGGGAAACCGGACCAATTGAGAAAATGACCGGGTCAAACTTAGGAAACGCCAGATAGCTATTGCTCATCTATCACCACGAAATGTCTATTGTTTTGAGAAGATTATGTTCTTGCCCGGTTAGGGCCACAGGTAGCGCATCATAGCATAGGCCAATGGCGGTCTGGGCGGCACTGAATAGAAAAGTTCTGTAAACCCGACATTCTATTTACCACCGCGAATCAAGCCCCCTAACCCTCGGCGTTCCATAAATGCGGCAGTCAAATGACGTACATCTGTCGTCATTTGGGCGGCCAATACCCGTTCAGCCAATGCTGTCGCATCCACCAAATCAATATTACGCAGCAGGTATTTAATGCGCGCCACACTGCGGCCATTCATACTGAGATTGCGATAACCCAACCCGACCAGCAACAACGCGCCCATCGGATCACCGGCCATTTCACCACATAAGCTCACTTGCAGGCCTGACTGGGTCGCCTGAGTCAAAATGTGGCTAAGCACTTGTAACACCGCCGGATGCAAGCTGTCATACAGTGAAGCAACACGGGTATTATTGCGGTCCACAGCCAACAAATATTGCGTCAGATCGTTAGTACCAACCGAGATAAAATCGACTCGCGATTTCAGATACGGCAGCATAAAGATCATGGCCGGTACTTCGACCATCACGCCCAATTTCGGTTGCGGCAACTCATAGCCCAGAACTTCCTGGACTTCACGCCCCGCGCGATCAATTAGGCGTTTTGCCTCATCAACCTCTTCTAAACTGGTGATCATCGGCAATAAAATCCCCAAATTGCCGGTCCCAGCATTGGCCCTTAGCATCGCCCTAACTTGGATCAAAAAGATCTCTGGCTGATCGAGAGTGACGCGGATACCGCGCCATCCCAAGCAAGGGTTTTCTTCACTGATAGGCATGTAAGGAAGTTGTTTATCAGCACCAATATCCAGCGTTCTTAGCGTAACCGGTTTATTGGGGTAAAGCTGCAACATGCCTTGGTATTGCGCCACTTGCTCTTCCTCAGATGGGAAGCCACTTTGCAGCATAAAGGGGATTTCAGTGCGATATAAACCAACACCATCAACTCGCCCTCCTAGCAATTGTTCATGTTCCGGGCTGAGGCCGGCGTTCAGCATCACCTGAATCCGCTCCCCACTTTTCAGAGCCGCGGGCTGTTCGACATCGTCTTCGGCCAGTTTACTAAGCTCAATCTCTTCAGTAACCAGCCGTTGATATTCTTTGACCAGCACCGGCTCAGGATCAACCAGAACTTCACCACGGTAACCATCAACAATCAATAAACGTTGATTAAGTAGCGCGGGTTGAATATCCGCGCCCATTACTGTTGGGATCCCCATGGCGCGGACCAAAATGGCGGCATGAGAGTTAGCTGCGCCGTCGCGTACGACAACACCGGCCAGACGATCCTGTGGCACTTCAGCCAACAGTGTGGCAGTTAGCTCATCAGCCACCAGAATAAAACGCTGAGGCCATTGGCTGGCCCCAGAGGTGCTGTCATCGAGATGGAACAGTAAGCGCTGACCCAATGCTCGCAAATCACTGGCACGCTCGCGCATATAGGTGTCTTGCAGGCTAGCAAACTGCGCTGCAAATTGTTCTACCACTTGCTTAACAGCCCATTCGGCCACTGAGCCTGCATCAATTTGCGCGAAAAGTTCGCGCTTTAGGCGGGCATCATTGAGCAAGTGAGAGTAGAGATCGAAAATCGCCGCGCTCTCTTTTTGTGAGCTGGCGGCAAAACGCTTACTGAAACGGCGGAATTCAGCCGC comes from Yersinia canariae and encodes:
- a CDS encoding prepilin peptidase-dependent protein, producing MKTILRFNKLRFISGNIIKKQKGISLIELLLVIALAGIMATWGAQNWHHYRQRERLADSARQLLAFLTHLQAKANRSNNTALLWVREDEQGCLGSGNKPAIACSSLKEDIFTPPYPDVSIAIPLKKEIGFFGIRNTAQAGNIMLSNPAGRIRLIISSRGRIRLCSEEQSIAGIHIC
- a CDS encoding prepilin-type N-terminal cleavage/methylation domain-containing protein, whose amino-acid sequence is MAALFFSVSLLGLLQYHQALLQGFSSLWQQRQAWSLLHQHIESGGDEPVKTAISGVKPNWRYHQLTNRVDGECTEFTFTLRIRPKQQAELSRWFCRGSVDS
- a CDS encoding YgdB family protein, producing the protein MRQGKQWGTSTLAAVATLFALGLFLLSALHRHLDNIQKITAEEQHHLRSFNQATSSLNWGMDQRWLFSMPWRIGSTWHCQDQPQSGLKACVKPASLTGFFILRGESQTFGGQLPLMLYQRVKLHSDKSDRGGHQLVKVAHGWLDFCPDKRDEFCI
- the recC gene encoding exodeoxyribonuclease V subunit gamma, which produces MFTVYHSNQLDLLKALTTALIEREPLDNPFQQEVVLVQSPGMAQWLQMQLAQQFSIAANIEFPLPATFIWDMFTRVLPGIPKESAFSKDAMTWKLMWLLPDLLENPVFSAMKRYLSDDSDKRKIHQLAARVADLFDQYLVYRPEWLESWERGQLIDKLDDAQQWQALLWVELTRYTRQLEQPEWHRANLYQRFIRTLLESDVCPSGLPKRVFICGISALPPIYLQALQALGKHIDIHLMFTNPCRYFWGDIQDYAFLAKLQSRKRRHYREAMEVKLFRHPEQAEQLFNDDGEQNLSNPLLASWGRLGRDHMYLLSQVDDIQEVHAFVDIEPDNLLHGLQHDMLELEDHAVIGTTPETLAHSHQKRVLELADRSLSLHVCHSPQREVEVLQDNLLRLLAADPELTPRDIIVMVADIDSYTPYLQATFGNATGDRYLPFAISDRKASQAHPALQAFITLLDLPQSRFTSEQVLSLLEVPALANKFGITEDGLRRLRQWVGESGIRWGLDDDNVRELSLPATGQHTWHFGLTRMLLGYAMDSNAGDWQGVLPYDESSGLAAELAGQLADMLMQLSQWRQQLSESRALSEWLPLCRQLLDTFFEPDNDTEAVLVLIEQQWQKVISYGIAAQYPDIVPLNLLRDELASRLDNERISQRFLAGPINFCTLMPMRSIPFKVVCLLGMNDGVYPRTLPPLGFDLMAKQVRRGDRSRRDDDRYLFLEALLSAQQQLYISYIGRSIQDNSKRYPSVLVSELIEYISQSYHLPGDEELSADESAERVIHHLLCWHARMPFAAENFIPNSELQSYAAEWLPSAEFKGLAHPEFNQPLPPEPVPEITLDDLIRFYRHPVRAFFQLRLGVNFVIEETELPDEEPFTLDNLNRYQFNTQLLNALIEGSDINTVFTRARAAGNLPYGSFGELYWESQQEEMVPLAEQIRAERKESHSLELNIEFGDTTLTGWIHQIQEDGLIRWRPAALTAVDGLLLWIEHLVYCAAGGEGESRMYGRKGTAWRYAPLNCDEARQYLQQLISGYQQGMCEPLLLLSKSGWAWLSQCFDSDSGQILWDEETQTKARMKLLQVWQGDQRIAGEGEDNYIQRVFRQMDNQHLDMILHETERYLLPIARHNKA
- the ptrA gene encoding pitrilysin; protein product: MHKQFARIIGIFFLLGLLAPLSWADTPAWQPLAEVIHKSEHDLRKYQAIKLPNGMTVLLVSDAQAPKSLAALALPVGSLEDPNNQLGLAHYLEHMLLMGSKRFPEPGSFSEFLKKHGGSHNASTASYRTAYYLEIENDALAPAVDRLADAIAEPLLDPINADRERNAVNAELTMARSRDGMRMAQVNAETLNPAHPSARFSGGNLDTLKDKPDGKLHDELLSFYHHYYSANLMVGVLYSNQSLEQLAQLAADTFGRIPNRDAKVPPITVPAVTPDQTGIIIHYVPAQPRKQLKVDFRIDNNSAEFRSKTDTYISYLIGNRSKDTLSDWLQKQGLADAINAGADPMVDRNGGVFSISVSLTDKGLANRDVVVAAIFDYINMLHKDGIEKSYFDEIAHVLNLDFRYPSITRDMDYIEWLVDMMLRVPVEHVLDAPYLADHYDPKAIAARLAEMTPENARIWFVSPEEPHNKVAYFVDAPYQVNKISPQERQEWQKLGKDITLSLPTLNPYIPDNFSLIKADKNITRPQKVTEQPGLRVFYMPSQYFADEPKADISVAFRNPHALDTARHQVLFALTDYLAGLSLDELSYQASIGGISFSTAPNNGLYVSANGFTQRMPQLLTSLVEGYSSFTPTKDQLAQAKSWYREQLEVAEKGKAYELAIQPAKLLSHIPYSERSERRKLLDSISVQDVVTYRDGLLKQSAVEVLAVGNMTAQQVISLTESLKKQLSLTGTIWWTGEDVVVDKAQLANMERLSSSSDAALAAVYVPTGYTEIEGMAYSALLGQIVQPWFYDQLRTAEQLGYAVFAFPMSVGRQWGLGFLLQSNSKQPDYLYQRYLAFYPQAEKRLREMKPADFEQYKQALINQLLQRPQTLDEEASRYSNDFNRNNFAFDSREKMITQVKLLTNTALADFFQQAVIKPQGLALLSQVKGQGQTTGGYAVLKGWTTYPTTSALQATLPQKVLAP
- the thyA gene encoding thymidylate synthase yields the protein MKQYLDLMKKVLEEGTPKDDRTGTGTLSIFGHQMRFNLQDGFPLVTTKRCHLRSIIHELLWFLNGDTNIAYLKENNVSIWDEWADENGDLGPVYGKQWRAWGAADGRQIDQLSKVVQQLKQDPNSRRIIVSAWNVGELDQMALAPCHAFFQFYVADGKLSCQLYQRSCDVFLGLPFNIASYALLVHMMAQQCDLDVGDFVWTGGDTHLYSNHIDQTHLQLSREPRALPKLIIKRKPDSLFDYRFEDFEIEGYDPHLGIKAPIAI
- a CDS encoding prepilin peptidase-dependent protein, whose protein sequence is MIKKPEAAVSGHFLHKDIAGFTLPEMMLALSVGSLIIMAATKTFPQLHKQVAILQQHYHLELALSQIMAALEKDLRRAGFCHGECQGKAITTHHYPTEAINSCLIVAYDLNRNGRWEGEKHQESEYFGYRLRKKALEGQRGKLNCLGSGWEKLFDPRDITITHFSVNRLPQASGQVYRVQLTGQKTGNPAIHHQLNYTIRGNNL